One window of the Lysobacter sp. S4-A87 genome contains the following:
- a CDS encoding acyltransferase, with protein sequence MSRLPGLELLRAIAVIWVMLFHSFLVGGLGPDFAWLSRFGWMGVDVFFVLSGFLIGSQVLAPLARGERLSFADFYSRRAYRILPAFAVTLAIYLAFPGLRESDGIAPWWQFATFTMNLQAHYEPHVAFSDAQAAFSHAWSLCVEGHFYLAFPALAGWLTRRPSVMKVIGMCVFVVLAGVLLRTGTWLYNTALDPPRNWFVEDIYYPTWNRLDGLLAGVVLATISVYRPGLWARMGKLGNGFAAFGLAILALTMWLFQQRSGLRGNSIGWPVLSAGIASLVVAGASTRSWIGRWSVPGAAWIAAVSYSLYLSHMLVLHAVHVQLGEWLQGSGLIAFAVYAAATLAGGALLHYAVERPFLQLRARRQSSGRSARDSGAPFTA encoded by the coding sequence ATGAGCCGACTTCCCGGACTGGAGCTGTTGCGTGCCATCGCCGTCATCTGGGTGATGCTGTTCCATTCGTTTCTCGTCGGCGGCCTCGGCCCCGATTTCGCCTGGCTGTCGCGCTTTGGCTGGATGGGCGTGGACGTCTTCTTCGTCCTCAGCGGCTTCCTGATCGGCAGCCAGGTGCTGGCGCCACTGGCACGCGGCGAGCGGCTGTCGTTCGCCGACTTCTACTCGCGCCGCGCCTACCGGATCCTGCCGGCGTTCGCGGTGACGCTGGCGATCTACCTGGCCTTCCCGGGCCTGCGTGAGAGCGACGGAATTGCCCCGTGGTGGCAGTTCGCAACGTTCACCATGAACCTGCAGGCCCACTACGAACCGCATGTCGCGTTCTCGGACGCGCAGGCAGCGTTCTCGCACGCGTGGTCGCTGTGCGTGGAGGGGCATTTCTACCTGGCCTTCCCGGCCTTGGCGGGGTGGCTGACGCGCAGGCCATCGGTGATGAAGGTCATCGGCATGTGCGTGTTCGTCGTGCTGGCGGGCGTCTTGTTGCGCACCGGCACGTGGCTGTACAACACCGCGCTCGATCCGCCGCGCAACTGGTTCGTCGAAGACATCTACTACCCGACCTGGAATCGCCTGGATGGCCTGCTGGCCGGCGTCGTGCTGGCCACCATCTCGGTGTACCGCCCGGGGCTGTGGGCGCGCATGGGCAAACTCGGCAACGGATTCGCGGCGTTCGGCCTGGCGATCTTGGCGCTGACGATGTGGTTGTTCCAGCAACGCTCGGGACTGCGGGGCAACTCGATCGGCTGGCCGGTGTTGTCGGCAGGCATTGCCAGCCTGGTCGTGGCCGGTGCGAGCACGCGCAGCTGGATCGGGCGCTGGAGCGTGCCGGGCGCGGCATGGATCGCGGCGGTGTCCTACAGCCTCTACCTGAGCCACATGCTGGTACTGCATGCGGTCCATGTCCAACTCGGCGAATGGCTACAGGGCAGCGGCCTGATTGCATTCGCCGTCTATGCGGCGGCGACGCTCGCCGGCGGCGCGCTCCTGCACTACGCCGTCGAGAGACCATTCCTGCAACTGCGCGCGCGTCGGCAATCGTCCGGTCGCAGCGCTCGCGATAGCGGTGCCCCCTTTACCGCTTGA
- a CDS encoding P-II family nitrogen regulator has protein sequence MKMVMAVIKPFKLDDVREALAEAGVAGITATEVKGFGRQKGHTELYRGAEYVVDFLPKIKLEVAITDDQVEAVVEAIMKAAGTGKIGDGKIFVWDLERAVRIRTGEMDGDAL, from the coding sequence ATGAAGATGGTCATGGCGGTGATCAAGCCGTTCAAGCTAGACGACGTCCGCGAGGCGCTGGCCGAAGCCGGCGTGGCCGGAATCACCGCCACGGAGGTCAAGGGTTTCGGTCGGCAGAAGGGCCATACCGAGCTCTACCGCGGCGCGGAATACGTCGTCGACTTCCTGCCCAAGATCAAGCTTGAGGTCGCCATCACCGACGACCAGGTCGAGGCCGTGGTCGAAGCGATCATGAAGGCGGCCGGCACCGGCAAGATCGGTGATGGCAAGATCTTCGTCTGGGACCTGGAACGCGCAGTGCGCATCCGCACCGGTGAGATGGACGGCGACGCGCTCTAG
- a CDS encoding accessory factor UbiK family protein, translating to MIDLNHIDDLARRLSTLVPPGLRESREELQQNFKSVLQSGLAKLDLVTREEFEVQRAVLLRTREKLDELQRTVAELEAQLGGSATPRH from the coding sequence ATGATCGACCTCAACCATATCGACGACCTCGCCCGCCGCCTGAGCACCCTGGTCCCGCCGGGCCTGCGTGAGAGCCGCGAGGAGCTCCAGCAGAACTTCAAGTCGGTGCTGCAATCGGGCCTGGCCAAGCTCGACCTGGTCACGCGCGAGGAGTTCGAGGTGCAGCGCGCCGTGCTGCTGCGCACCCGCGAGAAGCTCGACGAGCTGCAGCGCACCGTCGCCGAGCTCGAAGCCCAGCTCGGCGGCAGCGCCACGCCGCGCCACTGA
- a CDS encoding YifB family Mg chelatase-like AAA ATPase → MNLALVHSRARSGVRAPAVRVEVYLAGGLPSMSIVGLPEAAVREAKDRVRAAIQCAQFEFPARRITVNLAPADLPKEGGRFDLAIALGILAASGQVPLQALNDHEFVGELGLTGELRAIDGALPAALATAQAGRRLIVPAGNGAEAALAGRVEVRTARTLLEVCAHLAGRKSLPLAEAVPSVRGNQPDLADVRGQAHARRALEIAAAGGHHMLLIGPPGCGKTLLASRLPGLLPDASEAEALEAAAIASVSGRGLDPARWRERPFRAPHHTASAVALIGGGAQPRPGEVSMAHHGVLFLDELPEWERRALEVLREPLESGVVTVSRAARSAEFPARFQLVAAMNPCPCGWAGDACGRCRCSSESITRYRGRVSGPLLDRIDLHVEVARLPPSELRPDAPPAEDTATVRTRVVAARELQLARGGKPNSQLGQAETASTCRLSAGDHMLLERAVDSLQLSARSMHRIMRVARTIADLAGEVSIGTTHLTEAIGLRRAARGLEPQEA, encoded by the coding sequence GTGAACCTGGCACTCGTGCACAGCCGTGCGCGATCGGGCGTTCGCGCGCCGGCGGTTCGGGTCGAGGTCTACCTGGCCGGCGGCCTGCCGTCGATGTCGATCGTCGGCCTGCCCGAGGCGGCGGTGCGCGAGGCCAAGGACCGGGTCCGTGCGGCGATCCAGTGCGCACAGTTCGAATTCCCGGCGCGACGCATCACCGTCAATCTCGCCCCGGCTGACCTGCCCAAGGAAGGCGGGCGCTTCGACCTTGCCATTGCGCTGGGGATCCTGGCCGCCAGCGGGCAGGTCCCGCTGCAGGCACTGAACGACCATGAATTCGTCGGCGAGCTCGGCCTGACCGGCGAGCTGCGCGCGATCGACGGCGCGCTGCCGGCGGCACTGGCCACGGCGCAGGCCGGGCGGCGGCTGATCGTCCCCGCCGGCAATGGCGCCGAGGCCGCGCTCGCCGGCCGGGTCGAAGTGCGCACCGCGCGCACGCTGCTGGAGGTGTGCGCTCACCTGGCAGGTCGCAAGTCGCTGCCGCTGGCCGAAGCGGTGCCGAGCGTGCGCGGCAACCAACCGGATCTGGCCGATGTGCGCGGACAGGCGCATGCGCGGCGCGCGCTGGAGATCGCCGCCGCTGGCGGTCACCACATGCTGCTGATCGGCCCCCCCGGCTGCGGCAAGACCCTGCTCGCCTCGCGCCTGCCCGGCTTGCTGCCGGATGCATCGGAAGCCGAGGCGCTGGAAGCCGCGGCGATCGCCTCGGTCAGTGGCCGCGGCCTCGATCCGGCACGCTGGCGCGAGCGCCCGTTCCGCGCGCCGCACCACACCGCAAGCGCGGTCGCGCTGATCGGCGGCGGCGCGCAACCGCGTCCGGGCGAAGTGTCGATGGCCCACCACGGCGTCCTGTTCCTCGACGAGCTGCCCGAATGGGAGCGGCGCGCGCTGGAGGTGCTGCGCGAGCCGCTCGAGTCGGGGGTGGTAACTGTGTCGCGCGCGGCGCGCAGCGCCGAATTCCCGGCGCGGTTCCAACTGGTGGCGGCGATGAACCCCTGTCCCTGTGGCTGGGCCGGCGATGCCTGCGGCCGCTGCCGTTGCAGCAGCGAGTCGATCACGCGCTATCGCGGCCGCGTATCGGGTCCGCTGCTCGATCGCATCGACCTGCATGTGGAAGTGGCGCGGCTGCCGCCGTCGGAGTTGCGCCCGGATGCGCCGCCCGCCGAAGACACCGCGACAGTGCGGACGCGGGTCGTGGCTGCGCGCGAGCTACAACTGGCGCGTGGCGGCAAGCCCAACTCGCAACTCGGCCAGGCCGAGACGGCGTCGACTTGCCGGCTGTCGGCGGGTGATCACATGTTGCTGGAGCGCGCAGTCGATTCGCTGCAGCTGTCGGCGCGTTCGATGCACCGGATCATGCGGGTGGCGCGGACGATTGCCGATCTTGCAGGCGAGGTGTCGATCGGCACGACACACCTGACCGAAGCGATCGGGTTGCGGCGCGCAGCGCGCGGACTGGAACCGCAGGAAGCCTGA
- a CDS encoding putative peptide maturation dehydrogenase has translation MKVRRCTVLLLEPREQVSFDLGVLLSGGDGLLRERRWIALAAHLGEEVEVDEAERELLGRLSPAQWVDTTSIDADADSVRQLLRKGLLIGSGKRHADMRQRDERLRDVYWHPLAATLHAFSRWTGVDAVRNMEDSGTGTAVGMRSVLGVPPSVGASHADDSARLPLPRIAPTAFDDLLARRATCRNFDPARKVPHELFAQLLQRVFAAQAEVRVSDDMVFLKKNVPSGGGLHPMECYLIVQHVEGVAPGLYHYRAQEHALEPLAGPDKPLREFVMDMVAQQHWFADAHVVVLLSPRFDRTFWKYRHHAKGYRVVALEGGHISQTLYLAATEAGLGAFITGAINEVELEQAFGLDPIHQGALAICGFGWRGQVMETAELDPAERVWTHGEPVSQP, from the coding sequence ATGAAAGTCAGGCGTTGCACGGTATTGCTGCTCGAACCGCGTGAGCAGGTCAGCTTTGACCTCGGCGTGCTTCTGAGCGGCGGAGATGGCTTGCTGCGGGAGCGCCGCTGGATCGCGTTGGCGGCACACCTGGGCGAAGAAGTGGAAGTCGATGAGGCCGAGCGGGAATTGCTTGGCAGGCTCAGTCCCGCGCAATGGGTCGACACGACATCCATCGACGCCGACGCGGACTCGGTCAGGCAGCTGCTACGCAAAGGGCTGTTGATCGGGAGCGGCAAGCGCCACGCCGACATGCGCCAGCGCGACGAACGATTGCGGGACGTCTACTGGCACCCACTGGCTGCGACGCTGCATGCCTTCAGTCGCTGGACCGGCGTCGATGCCGTCAGGAACATGGAAGACAGCGGCACCGGAACCGCAGTAGGAATGCGCAGCGTGCTCGGCGTGCCGCCATCGGTCGGGGCCAGCCACGCCGATGACAGTGCGAGGCTGCCCTTGCCCCGTATCGCCCCTACCGCCTTCGACGACCTCCTCGCCCGTCGCGCCACCTGCCGCAACTTCGACCCGGCCCGCAAGGTGCCCCATGAACTGTTCGCCCAGCTGCTTCAACGCGTCTTCGCCGCCCAGGCCGAGGTGCGCGTCAGCGACGACATGGTGTTCCTGAAGAAAAACGTCCCCTCAGGCGGCGGCCTGCACCCGATGGAGTGCTACCTGATCGTCCAGCACGTCGAGGGCGTGGCGCCGGGCCTGTACCACTACCGGGCGCAGGAGCACGCGCTCGAACCGCTGGCCGGGCCGGACAAGCCGCTGCGCGAGTTCGTCATGGACATGGTCGCCCAGCAGCACTGGTTCGCCGACGCCCACGTGGTCGTACTGCTGTCGCCGCGCTTCGACCGCACCTTCTGGAAGTACCGCCACCACGCCAAGGGCTACCGCGTGGTCGCGCTGGAAGGCGGCCACATCTCGCAAACCCTTTACCTGGCTGCGACCGAGGCCGGACTGGGCGCCTTCATCACCGGCGCGATCAACGAGGTCGAGCTGGAGCAGGCCTTCGGCCTCGACCCGATCCACCAGGGGGCGCTGGCCATCTGCGGCTTCGGCTGGCGCGGACAGGTCATGGAGACCGCCGAGCTCGATCCCGCCGAACGGGTCTGGACGCACGGGGAGCCGGTTTCACAACCCTGA
- a CDS encoding NHLP-related RiPP peptide, with protein sequence MAGKKTAPLDARSADKLLDLLSSDNDFRRSFKKDPRAAMQKAKIGVGADPALMASVAACCQVTRIAPKADVIKARVQLREMLLAGLSQHPIQLDAASNASLRTRK encoded by the coding sequence ATGGCCGGCAAGAAGACTGCTCCACTGGATGCGAGGTCTGCGGACAAGCTGTTGGACCTGCTTAGCAGCGACAACGACTTCCGCCGATCCTTCAAGAAGGATCCGCGGGCTGCGATGCAAAAGGCAAAGATCGGCGTCGGCGCGGATCCGGCCCTGATGGCCTCGGTAGCCGCCTGTTGCCAGGTAACACGCATCGCCCCGAAGGCCGATGTCATCAAGGCCCGCGTGCAACTCAGGGAAATGCTGCTTGCCGGCCTTTCGCAGCATCCGATTCAGTTGGATGCCGCCAGCAACGCGTCCCTGCGTACCCGCAAGTAA
- a CDS encoding putative peptide modification system cyclase, whose product MNEMTHRPSIDSPQLRTLLLTDLCDSTALVESIGDVATATLFRDHDRLVLDLQQRWRGRLIDRSDGLLLMFERPIDGLGFALDYVRTLEVMSASLGKEIKARAGLHVGEVLTWRNTDEAVLAGAKPLEVEGLAKPTAARLMSMARPGQILLSSVAEPLAHRASRELGERGQQLLWKSHGRWRFKGMPESQHVYEVGEPGIAPLRAPPNTPKAWRDIPLWRRPASLVAEAAVVAMFGIGIWFMTRPAPAIAFNQRDWVVVADLRNLTGQTVLDDSLQQAFRISLEQSRYVNVLSDMKTRNTLERMRLQPGTPLDRAIASEIAMRDGARAVILPTVAEVGGKLRVSVEVIDPHTQATVYAESVDGNGAESALSSIDEATRTLRGKLGEAIASIDKDSVKLPEATTGDLDALRAYALGQKAYGRGQYADAKGFYTNAVKLDGSFALAYIGLLRAHNALDDLPGGVANLRKAAKLRDHLPPRDAMYLDAWLAQVDAPLQALDRWRELSAMYPDFFPAAANVGYDLFSRNRFAEGLVFAKRASAAQYEFSPLATDLVGQFQLALENYDEAKAAFAHATGDGVGKAILRGASANAAEGQFDAAEALFAKAAADVKSDDFNHAAVYLDRGQWRQARREAESVIKAVESGSFRARAATFPIAVSEWVQGSRDASLRRLRDTARSALKAVDSPGNAAGALDDAYLAASAGILAQRMGDVELGREVARRLQPQKALLGAPSLRDMMVVLVANDLRSSGKPAEALSNLENAIDGDERFQVRVALLEAYAQAGKTEQALAQAQWLSTHRGRAYIELGCGWCQQSLNVVDTNLSQLRAAELQMQLGRKEDATKDLAVFDRRWNPATLPDYLRVRRDALLAASN is encoded by the coding sequence ATGAATGAGATGACCCATCGTCCGTCGATCGACTCACCGCAACTGCGTACGTTGCTGCTGACCGACCTGTGCGACTCGACCGCCCTGGTCGAAAGCATCGGCGATGTCGCAACGGCGACGCTGTTCCGTGACCACGACCGGCTCGTGCTGGATCTCCAGCAGCGCTGGCGCGGGCGCTTGATTGACCGCTCCGATGGCCTGCTGCTGATGTTCGAGCGCCCGATCGACGGCCTCGGCTTCGCCCTCGACTACGTCCGCACGCTGGAAGTGATGAGCGCCTCGCTCGGGAAGGAAATCAAGGCACGCGCCGGCCTGCATGTCGGCGAGGTCCTGACCTGGCGCAACACCGACGAAGCCGTTCTTGCCGGCGCCAAGCCGCTGGAAGTCGAAGGCCTGGCCAAGCCGACCGCCGCGCGCCTGATGTCGATGGCGCGCCCCGGGCAGATCCTGCTGTCGTCGGTGGCCGAACCGCTGGCCCATCGCGCCTCGCGCGAACTGGGCGAGCGTGGCCAGCAGTTGTTGTGGAAATCGCATGGCCGCTGGCGTTTCAAGGGGATGCCCGAAAGCCAGCACGTCTATGAAGTCGGCGAGCCGGGCATCGCCCCACTGCGTGCACCGCCGAATACGCCCAAGGCCTGGCGCGACATCCCGCTGTGGCGCCGGCCGGCTTCGCTCGTGGCCGAGGCGGCCGTGGTGGCGATGTTTGGCATCGGCATCTGGTTCATGACCCGCCCGGCGCCGGCGATCGCTTTCAACCAGCGCGACTGGGTGGTGGTGGCGGACCTGCGCAACCTCACCGGTCAGACGGTGCTGGACGACTCGTTGCAGCAGGCATTCCGGATCAGTCTGGAACAGTCGCGGTATGTGAACGTGCTCAGCGACATGAAGACACGGAACACGCTTGAGCGCATGAGGCTTCAACCAGGAACGCCCCTGGACCGTGCAATCGCCTCCGAGATTGCGATGCGCGATGGCGCCCGGGCCGTGATCCTTCCGACGGTTGCGGAAGTTGGCGGCAAGCTGCGCGTCAGCGTGGAGGTGATCGATCCCCACACCCAGGCCACCGTCTATGCCGAGTCCGTCGACGGAAATGGAGCCGAGTCGGCCCTCAGCTCGATCGACGAAGCCACCCGGACGTTGCGCGGCAAGCTGGGTGAGGCGATTGCCTCCATCGACAAGGATTCCGTCAAGCTTCCGGAAGCAACCACCGGCGACCTCGACGCCCTTCGCGCCTATGCCCTCGGGCAGAAGGCATACGGGCGCGGGCAGTACGCGGATGCGAAGGGGTTCTACACCAATGCCGTGAAACTCGATGGGTCGTTCGCGCTGGCCTATATCGGACTGCTGCGTGCCCACAACGCTCTGGACGATCTGCCCGGTGGCGTGGCGAATCTTCGCAAGGCGGCGAAGCTGCGTGATCACCTGCCGCCGCGCGATGCCATGTATCTGGATGCCTGGCTGGCCCAGGTCGACGCGCCACTGCAGGCGCTCGATCGATGGCGCGAACTGTCGGCCATGTATCCGGACTTCTTTCCGGCAGCCGCGAACGTCGGGTACGACCTGTTCTCCCGCAATCGCTTTGCCGAAGGTCTGGTGTTCGCAAAGCGGGCGTCAGCGGCACAGTACGAGTTCTCGCCGCTTGCCACCGATCTGGTGGGCCAGTTCCAGCTCGCGCTGGAGAACTACGACGAGGCCAAGGCGGCATTCGCCCACGCCACGGGCGATGGAGTTGGCAAGGCGATACTGCGCGGCGCCAGTGCAAATGCGGCCGAAGGGCAGTTCGACGCGGCAGAGGCCTTGTTCGCCAAAGCAGCTGCCGACGTGAAAAGCGATGACTTCAACCACGCCGCGGTCTATCTGGACCGGGGCCAATGGAGGCAGGCGCGCCGGGAGGCCGAATCGGTCATCAAGGCCGTCGAGTCGGGTTCGTTCCGGGCGAGGGCGGCGACATTCCCCATTGCGGTCAGCGAGTGGGTGCAAGGCAGCCGTGATGCGTCCCTGCGCAGGCTCCGCGACACTGCGCGCAGCGCCTTGAAGGCAGTGGATTCACCGGGAAACGCTGCAGGCGCCCTTGATGACGCATACCTGGCCGCGTCCGCCGGCATCCTGGCGCAGCGGATGGGTGACGTCGAACTCGGACGCGAGGTGGCCAGGCGGTTGCAGCCTCAAAAAGCGTTGCTTGGCGCGCCCTCGCTGCGCGACATGATGGTCGTGCTCGTCGCCAATGACCTTCGCTCATCGGGCAAGCCTGCCGAAGCGCTGTCGAACCTGGAAAACGCCATCGACGGGGATGAGCGGTTCCAGGTCCGGGTAGCACTGCTCGAGGCCTATGCCCAGGCGGGAAAGACCGAGCAGGCGCTCGCGCAGGCCCAATGGCTTTCCACGCATCGGGGCCGGGCGTACATCGAGCTTGGCTGTGGCTGGTGCCAGCAGTCGCTCAATGTAGTGGACACCAACTTGTCGCAACTGCGTGCGGCCGAACTGCAGATGCAGCTCGGCCGCAAGGAAGACGCCACGAAAGACCTGGCGGTATTCGATCGCCGGTGGAATCCTGCGACGCTGCCAGATTACTTGCGGGTACGCAGGGACGCGTTGCTGGCGGCATCCAACTGA
- a CDS encoding GGDEF domain-containing protein, whose amino-acid sequence MNRENAALVHSRETIIAGTPSTASADVATAVLTDSEYELFAEIGRSRRIEAGQVLFRRGELGTTMFVIARGVIDLDFGEDLVGKRLGPCEFFGELGLLIGDHVRSADAVAASDGLLIELRHEEFQRLVECDPGLVSYFLRRAILRVVLNEQSLIRRLRRRNEELESALDSLHAATHQLNQTEELVRTDELTNLYNRRGLTLHLQEYRRLGMPHAMGLLLIDCDRFKQVNDEHGHLIGDRVLQGVANILRSLAGPDDLACRLGGDEFCLLMVADNREEVMRFAEFVVSTAQGLMQMVHGAPLMCPLSVGACLVDATKDWNDWYARADEGLYRAKRMGGNCVQWQDHDAELTSA is encoded by the coding sequence ATGAATCGCGAAAACGCGGCGTTGGTACACAGCCGCGAGACCATCATCGCAGGCACTCCCAGCACGGCGTCGGCGGATGTGGCGACGGCGGTGCTCACCGATTCGGAATACGAATTGTTTGCCGAGATTGGCCGTTCGCGGCGCATCGAGGCAGGCCAGGTGCTGTTCCGCCGCGGCGAGCTGGGCACGACCATGTTCGTGATCGCGCGCGGTGTCATCGACCTCGACTTCGGCGAGGACCTCGTCGGCAAGCGCCTGGGTCCCTGCGAATTCTTCGGCGAACTGGGACTGCTGATCGGCGACCACGTCCGCAGCGCCGACGCCGTCGCCGCCAGCGACGGCCTGCTGATCGAATTGCGCCACGAGGAGTTCCAGCGACTGGTCGAATGCGACCCGGGCCTGGTGTCATATTTCCTGCGTCGCGCGATCCTGCGCGTGGTGCTCAACGAACAGAGCCTGATCCGCCGCCTGCGTCGCCGCAACGAGGAACTCGAGTCCGCGCTCGACAGCCTCCATGCCGCCACGCACCAGCTCAACCAGACTGAAGAGCTGGTCCGCACCGACGAGCTGACCAACCTCTACAACCGCCGCGGCCTGACCCTGCACCTGCAGGAGTACCGCCGGCTTGGCATGCCGCACGCGATGGGCCTGCTGCTGATCGACTGCGACCGCTTCAAGCAGGTCAACGACGAGCACGGCCACCTGATCGGCGACCGTGTGCTGCAGGGCGTGGCCAACATCCTGCGTTCGCTTGCCGGCCCGGACGACCTGGCCTGCCGCCTCGGTGGCGACGAGTTCTGCCTGCTGATGGTGGCCGACAACCGCGAAGAGGTGATGCGCTTCGCCGAGTTCGTCGTCTCCACCGCCCAGGGCCTGATGCAGATGGTGCACGGCGCCCCCCTGATGTGTCCGCTCAGTGTCGGCGCCTGCCTGGTCGACGCGACGAAGGACTGGAATGACTGGTACGCCCGTGCCGACGAAGGCCTGTACCGGGCCAAGCGCATGGGCGGCAATTGCGTGCAATGGCAGGATCACGATGCGGAACTGACCTCGGCCTAG
- the aceA gene encoding isocitrate lyase, translated as MTTALHTAEQLRHDWATNPRWAGIDRPYCAQDVVRLRGTVPVEHTIAKLGANKLWASLHSEPFVNALGALTGNQAMQQVKAGLKAIYLSGWQVAADANIAGEMYPDQSLYPANSVPQVVRRINNTLLRADQIQCAEGSGDIDFLQPIVADAEAGFGGVLNAFELMKGMIEAGASGVHFEDQLASVKKCGHMGGKVLVPTREAVEKLVAARLAADVMGVPTLIVARTDAEAADLITSDIDPNDAPFITGERTVEGFFKTRNGLDQAISRGLAYAPYADLVWCETGKPDLEFARKFAEAIHAKFPGKLLAYNCSPSFNWKKNLDDATIAKFQKEIASYGYKFQFITLAGFHSLNYGMFNLAHGYARRQMSAFVELQEAEFAAAEKGFTAVKHQREVGTGYFDAVTQTIQGGKSSTVALKGSTEEEQFHEKRAAAA; from the coding sequence ATGACCACCGCACTGCACACCGCCGAACAACTCCGCCACGACTGGGCCACCAACCCGCGCTGGGCCGGCATTGACCGCCCGTATTGCGCCCAGGATGTCGTGCGCCTGCGCGGCACCGTGCCGGTCGAGCACACCATCGCCAAGCTCGGTGCCAACAAGCTGTGGGCCTCGCTGCACAGCGAACCGTTCGTCAACGCGCTCGGCGCGCTGACCGGCAACCAGGCGATGCAGCAGGTCAAGGCCGGCCTCAAGGCCATCTACCTGTCGGGCTGGCAGGTCGCCGCCGATGCCAACATCGCCGGCGAGATGTACCCCGACCAGTCGCTGTACCCGGCCAACTCGGTGCCGCAGGTCGTGCGCCGCATCAACAACACGCTGCTGCGCGCCGACCAGATCCAGTGCGCCGAAGGCAGCGGCGACATCGACTTCCTGCAGCCGATCGTGGCCGACGCCGAGGCCGGCTTCGGTGGCGTGCTCAATGCCTTCGAGCTGATGAAGGGCATGATCGAGGCGGGCGCCTCCGGCGTGCACTTCGAAGACCAGCTGGCCAGCGTCAAGAAGTGCGGCCACATGGGCGGCAAGGTGCTGGTGCCGACGCGCGAAGCGGTCGAGAAGCTGGTCGCCGCGCGCCTGGCAGCCGACGTCATGGGCGTGCCGACGCTGATCGTCGCCCGCACCGACGCCGAAGCCGCCGACCTCATCACCTCCGACATCGATCCGAACGACGCGCCCTTCATCACCGGCGAGCGCACCGTCGAAGGCTTCTTCAAGACCCGTAATGGCCTGGACCAGGCGATCAGCCGCGGCCTCGCCTACGCGCCGTACGCCGACCTGGTGTGGTGCGAAACCGGCAAGCCGGACCTGGAGTTCGCGCGCAAGTTCGCAGAAGCCATCCATGCCAAGTTCCCCGGCAAGCTGCTGGCCTACAACTGCTCGCCCAGCTTCAACTGGAAGAAGAACCTCGACGACGCCACGATCGCGAAGTTCCAGAAGGAAATCGCCAGCTACGGCTACAAGTTCCAGTTCATCACCCTGGCCGGCTTCCACAGCCTCAACTACGGCATGTTCAACCTCGCCCACGGTTACGCCCGTCGCCAGATGAGCGCATTCGTCGAGCTGCAGGAAGCCGAGTTCGCGGCTGCCGAGAAGGGCTTCACCGCGGTCAAGCACCAGCGCGAAGTCGGCACGGGCTACTTCGATGCGGTGACCCAGACCATCCAGGGCGGCAAGTCCTCGACGGTGGCGCTGAAGGGCTCGACCGAGGAAGAGCAGTTCCACGAAAAGCGCGCCGCGGCCGCCTGA